In the Leptolyngbya sp. SIO1E4 genome, one interval contains:
- a CDS encoding DUF302 domain-containing protein codes for MYHFSKTVCVSYEDAIALVTEALKAEGLGILTEIDVQSAFKKKLDIDFRRYKILGACHPQVAYQMIQTDDKAGVLYPCNVVVQEHTDGRVEVSAVDPLMMFLMIHSPRAKEIALDASQKMQAVMEQLPSAVPVAA; via the coding sequence ATGTACCACTTCAGCAAAACTGTTTGTGTTTCTTATGAGGATGCGATCGCCCTGGTCACAGAGGCCCTCAAGGCAGAAGGACTGGGAATTCTCACAGAGATTGATGTTCAGTCCGCATTCAAAAAGAAACTGGATATCGATTTTCGCCGTTACAAGATTTTGGGAGCCTGCCATCCGCAAGTGGCTTACCAGATGATTCAAACTGATGACAAAGCAGGGGTTCTCTACCCTTGCAACGTAGTCGTGCAGGAACACACTGACGGTCGGGTAGAGGTTTCCGCGGTGGATCCGCTGATGATGTTTCTCATGATTCACAGCCCCAGAGCCAAGGAAATTGCGCTGGATGCTAGCCAAAAGATGCAGGCGGTGATGGAGCAACTGCCGAGTGCTGTTCCTGTTGCCGCTTGA
- a CDS encoding nitronate monooxygenase has translation MTLPTLQIGHSVARYPIIQGGMGIRISGAHLAAAVANAGGIGIISAIGLGMNSPYFDPHQPSPKDRQKQFFEANRLALIDELEQARKLSPQGIIGVNVMVAARDYETLVRTSIQHGANLIISGAGLPLKLPAYAVDAPEVALVPIVSSTRAAKIICQKWQRQHGRSPDAIVVEHPKSAGGHLGAKIQDLNEPSLEAVHVIPELVAYLRDQLQETIPVIAAGGIWTRADIDRALALGASGVQMGTRFITTDECDADHRYKDVHLNAKPEDVVIVSSPVGLPGRALRNPFVEKVLAEKTPAPQEFCLANCLQVCQFRDTRETYCILRALDRASQGDVETGLIFAGSNAGRAQRVMPVADLMAELTTP, from the coding sequence ATGACATTACCCACGCTTCAAATAGGCCATTCTGTTGCCCGTTACCCCATCATTCAAGGCGGCATGGGGATTCGCATTTCGGGGGCTCACCTAGCTGCCGCTGTCGCGAATGCCGGGGGCATTGGGATTATCTCTGCCATTGGTTTAGGGATGAACTCCCCTTACTTTGATCCCCATCAGCCCTCCCCTAAAGACCGTCAGAAACAGTTTTTTGAAGCCAATCGACTGGCCCTAATTGACGAACTCGAACAAGCCCGCAAGCTCAGCCCCCAGGGCATTATTGGGGTTAATGTGATGGTGGCTGCACGGGACTACGAAACCCTCGTGCGCACATCAATTCAGCACGGAGCGAACCTGATTATTTCTGGGGCAGGGTTGCCTCTGAAGCTCCCGGCATACGCTGTGGATGCGCCTGAGGTTGCCCTCGTCCCCATTGTGTCGAGTACTCGGGCCGCAAAAATTATCTGCCAAAAGTGGCAACGGCAGCATGGGCGATCGCCCGATGCCATTGTGGTGGAACATCCAAAATCAGCGGGCGGTCACTTGGGAGCGAAGATTCAAGATTTAAATGAGCCCAGCTTAGAGGCTGTCCACGTGATTCCTGAATTGGTTGCCTACCTCCGCGATCAGCTTCAAGAGACGATTCCAGTGATTGCCGCAGGGGGCATTTGGACTCGTGCTGACATTGATCGTGCCCTAGCCCTGGGGGCTAGCGGGGTGCAGATGGGGACAAGGTTCATCACCACCGATGAATGTGATGCCGATCACCGCTACAAAGACGTTCACTTGAACGCCAAACCTGAGGATGTGGTGATTGTCTCCAGTCCCGTGGGGCTACCTGGGCGGGCATTGCGGAATCCATTTGTAGAGAAGGTTTTGGCAGAAAAAACGCCTGCTCCACAAGAATTTTGTTTGGCAAATTGCTTACAAGTGTGTCAGTTTCGAGATACCCGAGAAACCTACTGCATTCTCCGAGCCTTAGATCGGGCCTCGCAAGGTGATGTTGAGACGGGCCTGATTTTTGCAGGCAGTAATGCTGGCCGAGCCCAGCGCGTGATGCCCGTCGCTGACCTGATGGCTGAATTGACAACTCCCTAA
- a CDS encoding site-2 protease family protein yields MNGNLRVGNLFGIPFYVNASWFLVLALFTWNYGSGLSNAFPTLPGTTPWLLGLLTALLLFGSVLAHELGHSFAALQQGVGVNSITLFLFGGLAALEKESDTPGGAFKVAIAGPVVSLVLSTLLFTTTQGLALGGPVGAILTLLAYINLALGVFNLLPGLPLDGGNVLKSIVWKVTGNPYKGVAFASRAGQVIGWLAIGLGVASLLGISSFGSVWTLLIGWFLLSNANRSAQFATVQQRLDGLTAADALYSNSPIVSVDTSLRAFADDVLLANDGDWRKFLIVNDHEQLVGTLQVDALRDVLRDRWETTTVGDIMDRSEVPTTINADESLLDVVKLLEEQKLSVLAVIRENGTLLGLLEKRSILELLQRRNQPASSLSAS; encoded by the coding sequence ATGAACGGCAATTTACGGGTGGGCAATCTGTTCGGCATTCCCTTCTATGTGAATGCTTCCTGGTTTTTGGTGCTAGCACTCTTTACCTGGAACTACGGCAGCGGTTTGTCTAACGCATTCCCCACACTACCGGGGACAACCCCCTGGTTATTGGGCCTGTTGACCGCGCTCCTGCTGTTTGGCTCAGTCTTAGCCCACGAGCTGGGCCATAGCTTTGCCGCCCTGCAGCAGGGGGTTGGGGTTAATTCTATTACCCTCTTTTTGTTCGGCGGTTTGGCCGCCCTCGAAAAAGAATCAGACACCCCTGGCGGTGCCTTTAAGGTGGCGATCGCAGGCCCCGTCGTCAGCCTGGTCTTGTCTACGCTGCTATTCACCACCACCCAAGGGTTGGCCTTAGGGGGGCCAGTGGGTGCGATTTTAACGTTGTTAGCCTACATCAACTTGGCGTTAGGCGTCTTTAACCTGTTGCCAGGTCTGCCATTAGACGGCGGCAATGTTTTGAAGTCGATTGTTTGGAAGGTGACGGGCAACCCTTATAAAGGTGTAGCTTTTGCCAGCCGGGCTGGGCAGGTGATTGGCTGGTTAGCCATTGGCTTGGGCGTGGCTTCACTGCTGGGGATCAGCTCCTTCGGAAGTGTCTGGACATTGTTGATTGGCTGGTTCTTATTGAGCAACGCCAATCGTTCAGCTCAATTCGCCACGGTTCAGCAGCGCTTGGATGGTTTGACGGCAGCAGATGCTCTGTACTCCAACAGCCCCATCGTGTCTGTTGATACCTCATTGCGCGCCTTCGCAGATGATGTGTTGCTAGCTAATGACGGGGATTGGCGCAAGTTCTTGATTGTCAATGACCACGAGCAGTTGGTCGGAACGTTGCAGGTAGATGCCCTCAGGGATGTGCTCCGCGATCGATGGGAAACAACCACCGTGGGGGACATCATGGATAGATCTGAGGTGCCCACCACCATTAACGCGGACGAGTCTCTCTTAGATGTTGTCAAGCTGTTAGAAGAGCAAAAGCTCTCTGTATTAGCAGTCATCCGTGAAAACGGTACGCTGCTGGGCTTGCTGGAGAAACGATCAATTTTGGAACTGCTGCAGCGCAGAAACCAACCCGCAAGTTCTCTCTCTGCTAGCTAG
- a CDS encoding radical SAM protein, whose product MTSFNPPSELSQALQQIPPNHANIMGYVDRSEVNGPGCRAVIWVQGCPRACPGCFNPDSWSFEPNQLISIDELVARILGEPRNQGVTFSGGEPFWQAPTLTEIARRVHAQGLNVMSFTGFTVEQLRSNSAPPGAQDLLAQLDILVDGPYVESLAINDPTSPVSSKNQRVHIFNPDLKDSITWASDQLEVHILQDGSRIFTGYRGQLGTLE is encoded by the coding sequence ATGACATCTTTCAACCCCCCGAGTGAGCTTTCCCAAGCCTTACAGCAGATTCCCCCCAATCATGCCAACATCATGGGCTATGTCGATCGCTCTGAAGTCAATGGGCCGGGCTGTCGAGCTGTGATCTGGGTACAAGGCTGTCCTCGTGCCTGTCCGGGCTGCTTTAATCCTGATTCTTGGTCCTTTGAACCGAATCAACTGATTTCTATCGATGAGCTGGTGGCGCGAATTTTGGGCGAACCTCGCAACCAAGGCGTCACCTTTTCGGGGGGGGAACCTTTCTGGCAGGCCCCAACGCTGACAGAAATTGCCCGTCGAGTGCACGCGCAGGGGCTAAATGTTATGTCATTTACGGGCTTCACCGTAGAGCAGTTGCGGTCTAACTCTGCCCCTCCAGGGGCTCAAGATTTGTTGGCACAGCTAGACATCTTGGTGGATGGCCCCTACGTAGAATCCCTCGCGATTAATGATCCGACCTCTCCTGTCTCTTCGAAAAATCAGCGGGTTCACATCTTTAACCCCGATCTCAAGGACTCTATTACCTGGGCCAGTGATCAACTTGAAGTCCATATTCTGCAAGATGGCAGTCGCATCTTTACGGGCTATCGAGGACAGTTAGGAACCCTTGAATAG
- a CDS encoding Uma2 family endonuclease: MVQAPSRILMLAEFLTLPETKPASEYIDGQVIQKPMPQGKHSVIQGELVAVINRVVKAQRIARAFPELRCTFGERSTVPDIAVFVWSRIPRDENGEVANTFNAAPDWTVEILSPGQNQTKVTKNILYCLKHGTQVGWLIDPAEQTVFVYRSQQETAVFDEPEADLPTPAFASELQITIQMLFAWLSE; the protein is encoded by the coding sequence ATGGTACAAGCGCCCTCTAGAATCCTGATGCTAGCAGAGTTTTTAACCCTGCCGGAAACAAAGCCCGCAAGCGAATATATTGACGGCCAAGTCATCCAGAAACCTATGCCCCAGGGGAAGCACAGCGTCATTCAGGGAGAGCTTGTAGCCGTTATCAATCGTGTGGTTAAGGCTCAGCGTATTGCCCGTGCCTTCCCTGAATTACGCTGTACCTTTGGGGAACGATCAACAGTGCCAGACATTGCTGTTTTTGTGTGGAGCCGCATTCCTCGCGATGAAAATGGGGAAGTCGCAAACACCTTTAATGCTGCACCAGATTGGACGGTTGAGATTTTGTCTCCTGGCCAAAACCAAACGAAAGTGACGAAAAATATTTTGTATTGTCTGAAACATGGTACCCAGGTAGGGTGGCTGATTGATCCTGCTGAGCAAACTGTGTTTGTCTATCGTTCTCAACAAGAAACCGCTGTCTTTGATGAGCCAGAGGCGGATCTGCCGACGCCTGCGTTTGCAAGCGAATTACAGATTACGATTCAGATGTTATTTGCTTGGCTATCTGAGTAA
- a CDS encoding PAS domain S-box protein, with amino-acid sequence MSAASQRASQILSVEQVLNRQPLTVAPETTVAIASALMCPIAGQTCALSGPHSASEPSNCALIVANNQLQGIVTTGDLVRLIAAGAALEATAISAVMTQPVIVLKQSETPTIFTVLAALKQHRVRQLPLVNGAGALLGIVTQTDLRQATHLLDVLKLRRVGEVMARDVSQAKGTETLLELAQRMTRQRTSGVVITETKRRSGLVVDVPVGLVTEQDILQLHALGLSLAQTPAQAVMADLPLRLVSPQETLWAAHQQMQRWQIGHVVVVNEAGGVAGMVTQASLQQLLEPMELLTEIEQLQQLSQTQAASLTGANRQLQQANQQLSLARAECQRLEAALHKANQMLEERVGLQAAQLVQTDEALRQEIQERQQVQEQLTQFFSVTPSLLCIAGLDGYFKRLNPRFAQILGYDDATLLAEPFITFVHPEDRLATQSQLQWLAAGKLTLAFENRYRCQDGRYRWFSWNATADLDAQIVYAAARDMTERKQFEQALEQERNFISAVLDTVAALVIVLDQTGKVISFNSACEQVSGYGADEIRGQQIWTILIPPGERAEVRAIFQRIKRGQALDHYESYWVRKDGGRRLIRWSNTVLKDASGNVEYVIGTGIDVTGQRQTEQNLARQHQQGQLLGEITRKIRESLEIEEILQTAVTEVRKLLACDRVVIIQCNANETGKVIQESVGHGETSPSLLHQTVSGLKLMGHAHTPPSKACACEDLKSARCSLYTAEFLKKWNAQSCVEVAIYVSDQLWGLITASQCDRPRQWEVFEIELLHQLANQMGVAIAQARLLNNLETQVKQRTHQLIQTNHQLRREIQDRIQTECALRESQQKLEGILDNADEAIISIDEQQRIVIYNQGAERIFGYAFEDVYNQSLDLLLPEPFQQIHRQHVRDFAASAQTSRPMANRRRDVFGRRKTGEVFPAEASISKLQTKTGQLFTVILKDITGQRQSEAALRRSEEQLRLTTDALPALICSVDTEQRYCFNNQTYEDWFQIPVADLRGRYVWEVMGDTYYAQVKPHIEAALSGQQVNFEAELTPPDGKTRYLLATYIPEVDEHNRIKGFFGLTNDISDRKAAERMKDEFVSVVGHELRTPLTSIHGSLKLLASKRLGTLTPQGEEFLEISLKNTQRLTRLINDVLDLERIESGRATMSMQMCALSALMLQAAQAMQAMATTQNIRLIVAPFDGKIWVDPDHIIQVLTNLLSNAIKFSAPGTTVYLSATKRKEAVQVQVKDQGRGIPPEKLKTIFERFQQVDASDSRQLGGTGLGLAICKNIVQRHGGDIWVESIPGIGSTFFFTLPDVQ; translated from the coding sequence ATGTCAGCAGCTAGTCAACGAGCTTCTCAAATTCTCAGTGTTGAACAGGTGCTGAATCGCCAGCCCTTGACGGTGGCGCCAGAGACGACGGTTGCGATCGCCAGTGCGCTCATGTGCCCAATCGCCGGGCAGACGTGTGCGCTTTCGGGGCCTCACTCCGCTTCCGAGCCGTCTAATTGCGCGCTCATTGTGGCCAATAATCAGCTACAAGGGATCGTGACCACAGGAGATCTGGTGCGACTGATCGCGGCAGGGGCAGCGTTAGAGGCCACGGCGATTTCAGCAGTGATGACCCAGCCAGTCATTGTTCTCAAGCAGTCAGAGACCCCCACGATTTTTACCGTGCTGGCCGCCCTAAAACAGCATCGGGTGCGCCAACTGCCCCTGGTTAATGGGGCTGGAGCCCTACTGGGAATCGTGACTCAAACAGATCTCCGACAGGCCACACACCTGTTGGATGTGCTTAAGCTCAGGCGAGTGGGTGAGGTTATGGCCCGAGACGTTAGTCAGGCTAAAGGGACTGAAACCCTCCTCGAATTGGCCCAGCGGATGACCCGGCAGCGGACGAGTGGCGTCGTGATAACTGAGACCAAACGTCGGAGCGGTCTTGTGGTAGATGTCCCTGTGGGTCTCGTGACTGAACAGGACATCCTACAGCTACACGCCTTAGGGCTATCGCTGGCTCAAACCCCAGCCCAGGCGGTGATGGCAGACCTGCCTCTGCGGCTAGTGTCTCCGCAGGAGACCCTCTGGGCCGCCCACCAGCAGATGCAACGGTGGCAGATAGGCCATGTGGTTGTGGTCAATGAGGCGGGGGGGGTTGCCGGGATGGTAACCCAGGCTAGTCTACAGCAGCTCCTAGAGCCGATGGAGCTGCTGACAGAAATTGAGCAGCTGCAACAGCTAAGCCAGACCCAGGCCGCTAGCCTGACTGGGGCAAACCGGCAGCTACAGCAGGCAAATCAGCAGCTCAGCCTGGCGCGGGCTGAGTGCCAACGGCTAGAAGCAGCTTTGCACAAGGCGAACCAGATGCTAGAAGAACGGGTGGGGTTGCAAGCTGCTCAGCTCGTGCAGACCGACGAAGCGCTGCGACAAGAAATTCAGGAGCGCCAGCAGGTACAAGAACAGCTCACGCAATTTTTTTCGGTCACCCCTAGTCTGCTCTGCATTGCTGGCCTCGATGGCTACTTTAAACGTCTCAACCCCAGGTTTGCTCAGATTTTGGGCTACGACGATGCCACCTTGCTGGCAGAACCCTTCATAACCTTTGTCCATCCGGAAGATCGCTTGGCCACCCAGTCCCAGCTTCAGTGGTTAGCTGCCGGAAAACTCACCCTTGCTTTTGAGAATCGCTACCGTTGTCAGGACGGTCGCTATCGTTGGTTTAGCTGGAATGCAACGGCTGATCTGGATGCACAGATCGTGTATGCAGCCGCCCGTGATATGACAGAGCGCAAACAATTTGAGCAGGCTTTAGAACAAGAACGCAACTTTATCTCGGCAGTGCTAGATACGGTCGCTGCCCTAGTGATTGTGTTGGATCAAACAGGTAAGGTTATTAGCTTTAATAGTGCCTGTGAACAGGTATCCGGTTATGGGGCGGATGAGATCCGGGGACAGCAGATTTGGACAATCTTGATTCCGCCAGGGGAAAGAGCTGAGGTGCGGGCCATTTTTCAGCGGATTAAGCGGGGACAAGCGCTGGATCACTATGAAAGTTATTGGGTTCGTAAAGATGGGGGGCGCAGACTCATTCGTTGGTCAAACACGGTTTTAAAGGATGCCTCTGGCAACGTTGAATATGTCATTGGCACTGGGATTGACGTGACTGGCCAGCGCCAAACAGAACAAAATCTAGCCCGTCAGCATCAACAGGGACAGCTACTTGGTGAGATCACGCGCAAAATTCGTGAGTCTCTAGAGATAGAGGAGATTTTGCAAACTGCCGTGACCGAAGTCCGCAAGCTTTTAGCCTGCGATCGCGTGGTCATCATCCAGTGCAACGCGAACGAAACGGGGAAAGTTATTCAAGAGTCAGTGGGCCACGGGGAAACCTCTCCATCCCTATTGCATCAAACCGTCTCGGGCCTGAAACTTATGGGTCATGCCCACACTCCCCCCTCTAAAGCCTGTGCCTGTGAAGATCTCAAGTCGGCCCGCTGTTCTCTTTACACTGCCGAATTCTTAAAAAAGTGGAATGCCCAGTCCTGCGTTGAGGTGGCCATTTATGTCAGCGATCAGCTTTGGGGGCTGATAACGGCCAGCCAATGTGATCGCCCTCGTCAGTGGGAAGTTTTTGAAATTGAGCTGCTGCATCAGCTCGCTAATCAGATGGGGGTGGCGATCGCCCAGGCTCGACTGTTGAATAACCTAGAAACCCAGGTTAAACAACGCACCCATCAATTAATTCAGACGAATCATCAATTAAGGCGAGAAATTCAAGACCGAATCCAGACCGAATGTGCTCTGCGAGAGAGTCAGCAAAAGCTAGAAGGCATTCTTGACAATGCTGATGAGGCGATCATTTCAATTGATGAACAGCAGCGCATTGTGATCTACAACCAGGGGGCCGAGCGGATCTTTGGCTATGCCTTTGAAGACGTTTACAACCAGTCGCTGGATCTGTTGCTCCCTGAGCCGTTTCAGCAGATTCATCGGCAGCATGTCCGAGATTTTGCGGCATCTGCCCAGACCTCTCGACCCATGGCCAACCGCAGGCGAGACGTGTTTGGGCGGCGCAAAACCGGAGAGGTATTTCCGGCAGAGGCGTCGATTTCAAAGCTACAAACCAAGACGGGTCAGCTATTCACCGTTATTCTTAAAGACATTACGGGGCAGCGACAGTCTGAGGCAGCCCTGCGGCGAAGTGAAGAACAGCTGCGGCTCACTACGGACGCTCTGCCAGCTTTAATTTGTTCGGTAGATACCGAGCAGCGATATTGCTTTAATAACCAAACCTATGAAGACTGGTTTCAGATCCCGGTGGCTGACTTGCGGGGTCGCTACGTGTGGGAGGTGATGGGCGATACGTATTACGCTCAGGTAAAACCTCACATTGAAGCGGCCCTAAGCGGCCAGCAAGTGAACTTTGAAGCCGAACTCACCCCCCCTGATGGGAAAACTCGCTACCTGTTAGCAACCTATATTCCCGAAGTGGATGAGCACAACAGAATTAAAGGCTTTTTTGGGCTGACGAATGATATTAGCGATCGCAAAGCCGCTGAGCGCATGAAAGATGAATTCGTCTCCGTTGTAGGGCATGAACTCCGAACGCCGCTCACGTCTATTCACGGCTCCCTCAAGCTCTTAGCGAGCAAACGATTAGGGACACTAACGCCCCAGGGCGAGGAATTTCTAGAAATTTCGCTAAAAAATACCCAGCGCCTCACGCGCCTCATCAATGATGTGCTGGACTTAGAGCGCATCGAGTCTGGCCGGGCAACGATGTCGATGCAGATGTGTGCCCTCTCAGCGCTCATGTTGCAGGCAGCTCAGGCCATGCAGGCCATGGCCACTACCCAAAACATAAGGCTCATCGTTGCCCCCTTTGACGGCAAAATATGGGTAGATCCTGACCACATCATTCAAGTCCTGACGAACCTGCTGAGCAATGCCATTAAATTTTCAGCCCCAGGCACCACCGTTTACCTGAGTGCGACCAAACGGAAAGAGGCTGTTCAGGTTCAGGTGAAAGACCAGGGACGGGGCATTCCGCCCGAGAAGTTAAAAACGATTTTTGAGCGTTTTCAACAGGTAGATGCTTCAGATTCTCGGCAGCTTGGGGGAACGGGGTTAGGGTTGGCAATTTGCAAGAATATTGTGCAACGCCACGGCGGTGACATTTGGGTTGAGAGCATCCCCGGTATAGGCAGTACGTTCTTCTTTACACTGCCAGACGTTCAGTAA
- a CDS encoding polysaccharide pyruvyl transferase family protein translates to MRIFYYQRRDRVANFGDELNTWLWQQLLPEVIAQDDDSVLVGLGTLLNDRLPQRLGKAQTVVIFSTGAGYETPLPSILPTWKLYCVRGPLTAQRLNLPADLAITDGGVLLRRLVSPSPQPPSKPVAFMPHIHHATFARETWESVCSAVGFRYIDPSWPVTQVIAAIQDSKLLLAEAMHGAITADALGIPWIPLTTSPRILAFKWQDWCASIQQPYRPLHIPPLTPQYPRYGRGVRSGMRSALHWGQTIAQGNWVSTAAQSDRLAKVLEQAAVNGRPMLSDRARLETLTQALEEKLAYLRQDALRQPN, encoded by the coding sequence TGCGGATTTTTTATTATCAACGGCGCGATCGCGTTGCCAATTTTGGCGATGAGCTCAACACCTGGCTCTGGCAGCAGCTCTTACCCGAGGTCATCGCCCAAGACGACGATTCAGTATTAGTGGGGCTAGGGACGCTACTCAACGATCGGCTGCCCCAGCGTTTGGGTAAGGCCCAAACGGTTGTCATCTTTAGTACAGGGGCTGGCTATGAAACCCCCCTGCCGTCGATTTTGCCCACCTGGAAGCTCTACTGCGTTCGCGGCCCGTTAACTGCCCAGCGTCTTAATCTACCGGCTGATTTAGCCATTACTGATGGGGGGGTGTTGCTGCGGCGGCTGGTTTCCCCGAGCCCACAGCCGCCCTCTAAACCCGTGGCATTTATGCCCCACATCCACCATGCCACCTTCGCTCGGGAAACCTGGGAATCTGTCTGTTCAGCTGTGGGCTTTCGTTACATTGACCCGAGCTGGCCTGTAACCCAGGTCATAGCCGCCATTCAAGACAGCAAACTGTTGCTGGCAGAAGCGATGCACGGCGCCATCACAGCGGATGCCTTGGGGATTCCGTGGATACCGCTGACAACCAGCCCCCGCATTTTGGCCTTCAAGTGGCAAGACTGGTGTGCCTCGATTCAGCAGCCCTATCGGCCACTTCATATCCCTCCCCTGACCCCGCAATATCCCCGCTATGGCCGAGGGGTGCGATCGGGGATGCGGTCGGCACTGCACTGGGGTCAGACCATTGCTCAAGGCAACTGGGTCTCTACCGCTGCTCAGTCCGACCGTTTAGCCAAAGTTTTAGAACAGGCAGCCGTCAACGGGCGACCGATGCTGAGCGATCGCGCCCGTCTGGAAACTCTAACCCAAGCCCTAGAGGAAAAGCTGGCATACCTACGCCAAGACGCCCTCAGACAACCGAATTAA